In Flammeovirgaceae bacterium 311, one DNA window encodes the following:
- a CDS encoding insertion element iS1 1/5/6 protein insB, whose protein sequence is MLIRNCGLRDIQFITGVHRQTVLKILGQKVQQLSFKHWQSSYDLVQIDELYSFMKSKENKQWLLYAYAPETDEILARGAQPGSGATEA, encoded by the coding sequence ATGTTGATTAGGAACTGTGGCCTACGAGATATCCAGTTTATCACTGGTGTACATAGGCAAACGGTCCTGAAGATTCTGGGGCAGAAAGTGCAACAACTAAGCTTTAAGCACTGGCAAAGCAGTTATGACCTGGTGCAGATAGATGAGCTCTATAGCTTCATGAAGAGCAAAGAAAACAAGCAGTGGCTCCTTTACGCTTATGCTCCTGAGACTGATGAAATCCTGGCTCGGGGCGCGCAGCCTGGCAGTGGGGCGACAGAAGCATAG
- a CDS encoding hypothetical protein (COG2320 Uncharacterized conserved protein): MLNTLYAERYVQAKILIRMKKTLYDLTKDEWNTLFPIELVDHDPAWKDIFEKEKERIIEKVGKQAILRIEHFGSSSIPGIKSKPYIDMLIEIPKELLFDENLISQFTDLGYSHFKVPERDNIGAYSSFGKGYNLDGKKEQIFHIHMCPKENWMWKQIGFRDYLSLNKDRAKEYENLKLELASKFKNDRGAYVLGKTAFIRETLILID; the protein is encoded by the coding sequence ATGCTTAATACCCTGTATGCGGAACGTTATGTACAGGCCAAAATATTAATAAGAATGAAAAAAACGCTCTATGATTTGACTAAAGATGAATGGAACACTTTGTTTCCCATTGAACTGGTTGACCATGATCCTGCCTGGAAAGATATTTTTGAGAAAGAGAAAGAGCGAATAATTGAAAAAGTTGGAAAGCAGGCGATTTTGCGGATTGAACACTTTGGGAGTTCGTCAATTCCTGGTATCAAATCCAAACCCTATATCGACATGTTGATTGAAATTCCGAAAGAACTGCTCTTTGACGAAAACTTAATTTCCCAATTTACAGATTTAGGGTATTCTCATTTTAAAGTTCCAGAAAGAGATAATATCGGGGCTTATTCATCCTTTGGGAAAGGATATAATCTTGATGGTAAAAAGGAACAGATTTTTCACATTCATATGTGCCCAAAAGAAAACTGGATGTGGAAGCAAATTGGCTTTCGAGATTATCTGAGTCTAAATAAAGATAGGGCAAAAGAGTATGAAAATCTTAAACTCGAATTGGCCTCTAAATTCAAAAATGACAGAGGAGCCTATGTATTAGGAAAGACGGCATTTATCAGAGAAACATTAATCTTGATAGATTAA
- a CDS encoding membrane-associated phospholipid phosphatase gives MYLTAYMVNRYAENPAWRWAALSGAAVIPGAIAVWRYTSGKHFPTDVITGYVVGAGVGLLVPHIHRKHLPKNMSLNIQPTSYGSHAALTF, from the coding sequence ATGTACCTAACCGCTTATATGGTAAACCGCTATGCCGAAAATCCCGCCTGGCGATGGGCAGCCTTGTCTGGTGCTGCTGTTATTCCCGGCGCAATTGCAGTTTGGCGATATACTTCGGGCAAGCACTTCCCTACTGATGTAATCACAGGCTATGTAGTAGGAGCAGGAGTAGGCCTCCTGGTTCCACATATACACAGGAAACACCTGCCCAAAAACATGTCGCTCAACATTCAGCCTACCTCCTACGGCTCACATGCTGCTCTTACTTTCTAA
- a CDS encoding cupin (COG0662 Mannose-6-phosphate isomerase) — translation MGMKNLLLFSILSILTLSVYSQEKRNPVLLAPESGDSLDLGIGTAIIKIYGTSTNNAYSQLELIEFPGYSTPLHLHPLSDEVFYIIEGTLTVYINGETQELQKGSILVIPKGTPHAQGNFTDRKVRVLITLSPSGFENFFVERAAIVKKHPPGTEEYGMKMMKLGETHDIKVLGPSPFEEE, via the coding sequence ATGGGTATGAAAAATCTTCTGTTGTTCAGCATATTAAGCATACTGACCCTATCTGTTTATTCCCAGGAAAAGAGAAATCCGGTTTTATTAGCGCCTGAATCCGGAGATTCACTTGATCTTGGGATTGGGACAGCTATCATCAAAATTTATGGAACCTCCACCAACAACGCATATTCTCAACTGGAGCTTATAGAGTTTCCTGGTTATAGTACTCCTTTGCACCTTCATCCATTGTCTGATGAGGTTTTTTATATAATTGAAGGTACACTAACTGTTTACATAAACGGCGAAACACAAGAACTACAAAAAGGCAGCATTTTAGTGATTCCAAAAGGCACCCCTCACGCCCAGGGAAATTTTACGGATAGAAAAGTAAGAGTGTTAATAACACTAAGTCCTTCCGGTTTTGAGAATTTCTTTGTTGAAAGAGCCGCTATAGTGAAAAAACATCCTCCAGGAACTGAAGAATATGGAATGAAGATGATGAAACTTGGGGAAACCCATGACATTAAAGTACTTGGTCCCAGCCCCTTTGAAGAGGAGTAA
- a CDS encoding transposase (COG3436 Transposase and inactivated derivatives), which yields MPILNNLGKWISKEVKTTLPKSSIGKAMRYSQDRWDALSAYLYDGVLEIDNNLVENAIRPVVLGRKNYLFAGSHQAAQRAAMIYSFFAICKKHEVNPYQWLKHTLKNVMSINHKNIRDLYPQNFKLNL from the coding sequence TTGCCTATTCTTAACAATCTGGGTAAGTGGATCTCCAAAGAAGTAAAAACCACCCTGCCTAAAAGCTCTATTGGCAAAGCTATGCGCTATAGCCAGGATCGCTGGGATGCTTTATCGGCTTATCTCTATGATGGAGTACTGGAAATAGATAACAACCTGGTGGAAAACGCCATCCGCCCTGTGGTACTGGGCCGTAAAAACTATCTGTTCGCTGGCTCACACCAAGCTGCACAAAGAGCAGCAATGATCTACTCCTTCTTTGCAATCTGCAAAAAGCACGAGGTAAACCCTTATCAGTGGTTAAAGCACACACTGAAGAATGTCATGTCAATAAACCACAAGAATATCCGAGACTTATACCCTCAAAATTTTAAACTCAACCTGTAG
- a CDS encoding fibronectin type III (COG5520 O-Glycosyl hydrolase) has product MAFFNKILLLKKIPDIDMRYRSQLMGSLSLILLLLLSCCSKENEPESTFTLTVNGGSGSGKYASGSLVSIAANNPSQGEIFEKWIGDIPSGLDANEAATTFVMPARHIEITATYTTVSDPIAITIDKATRFQTMDGFGFFGGRDVWWSSPNENHFYSEAWLEKIVADLGITIWRNELYPHNPPSGNNANRQDAHWEKQKPMVQALQAKADQHGVDLKIILTAWSAPGAFKWNATNYDWAGDQNAQRGPGEDGDYWPERDGGTLNPNKYQEYAQWWIEGIQMYKDAGVDVYAVSMQNEPAFWQTTFNSTFYTTHWYAEMINAVIPIIKAAHPEVKVFGSENMLSMEGKDINYPHFYHNTLKKDPTAMNYIDILAVHGYHDGVNASSGTELAKAWTNHKEQFSAPANKKAWMTETSGYVDSWEEADDTPGAFNLASDIQSALLFGDVSGWVFWQGSRLGRIDAYNLMDDLTVGKKYHASRNFYRFIRPGAVRVLAQSADEAISVSAFEHAQNGSHTIVLINSADTPGAVNISMSGSEAPENYEMFISSATKNSESAGTVPANQPIILPARAVVTLQAGGSVLGTE; this is encoded by the coding sequence ATGGCCTTCTTCAACAAAATTCTTTTATTGAAGAAAATACCAGATATAGACATGCGCTACAGATCACAACTAATGGGTTCTCTTTCTCTTATTTTACTTTTATTGCTATCCTGTTGCAGTAAAGAGAATGAACCTGAATCTACTTTTACGCTAACAGTAAATGGGGGAAGTGGCAGTGGTAAGTATGCCTCCGGCAGCCTTGTAAGCATTGCTGCCAACAATCCCTCCCAAGGAGAAATTTTTGAGAAGTGGATTGGAGATATCCCCAGCGGATTAGATGCGAATGAGGCGGCAACTACTTTTGTAATGCCTGCACGGCATATTGAAATAACGGCTACTTATACTACTGTAAGTGATCCCATTGCCATTACTATTGATAAAGCTACCCGTTTCCAGACGATGGATGGCTTTGGCTTTTTTGGGGGTCGCGATGTATGGTGGAGTTCTCCTAACGAGAACCATTTTTACAGCGAAGCCTGGCTTGAAAAAATCGTTGCCGATCTGGGCATCACCATCTGGCGAAATGAGCTATACCCGCATAATCCACCCTCCGGGAACAATGCGAACAGGCAGGATGCCCACTGGGAGAAACAAAAACCAATGGTGCAGGCGCTGCAGGCAAAAGCAGATCAGCATGGGGTTGACCTTAAAATAATCCTGACCGCCTGGTCTGCGCCGGGAGCTTTTAAGTGGAATGCAACAAATTATGACTGGGCGGGTGATCAAAATGCACAAAGAGGCCCGGGAGAGGATGGGGATTATTGGCCTGAGCGAGATGGAGGCACCTTAAATCCCAATAAATATCAGGAATATGCCCAATGGTGGATAGAGGGCATTCAAATGTATAAAGATGCAGGTGTGGATGTTTACGCGGTGAGCATGCAAAACGAACCTGCCTTCTGGCAAACTACTTTTAACTCTACTTTTTACACCACCCACTGGTATGCAGAAATGATCAATGCCGTAATACCGATTATAAAGGCCGCTCATCCCGAAGTAAAGGTTTTCGGATCAGAAAATATGCTATCCATGGAAGGAAAGGATATTAACTATCCTCATTTTTATCATAACACCCTTAAAAAAGATCCTACAGCGATGAATTACATCGATATTCTGGCTGTGCATGGATATCATGATGGGGTTAATGCTTCCTCAGGCACTGAATTGGCAAAAGCCTGGACCAATCATAAGGAGCAGTTTTCGGCACCTGCCAATAAAAAGGCCTGGATGACGGAAACCTCCGGATATGTAGATTCCTGGGAGGAAGCAGATGATACACCCGGCGCATTCAATTTAGCAAGCGATATTCAGTCTGCATTGCTGTTTGGTGATGTGAGCGGCTGGGTGTTCTGGCAGGGAAGTCGCCTGGGCCGAATTGATGCATACAACCTGATGGATGATCTGACGGTGGGGAAAAAATACCATGCTTCCAGAAATTTTTACAGGTTTATCAGGCCTGGAGCGGTAAGAGTGCTGGCACAGTCAGCTGATGAAGCTATTTCTGTTTCAGCTTTTGAACATGCTCAAAATGGCTCTCATACCATTGTACTCATTAATTCAGCAGATACACCTGGGGCAGTAAATATTTCAATGAGCGGTTCCGAAGCTCCGGAAAATTACGAAATGTTTATAAGCTCAGCTACCAAAAACTCAGAGTCGGCTGGCACTGTGCCTGCAAATCAGCCTATTATTTTACCAGCCAGGGCTGTAGTAACCCTACAGGCTGGTGGCAGTGTGTTAGGTACTGAATAA
- a CDS encoding putative methyltransferase (COG0500 SAM-dependent methyltransferases): MNQDLTLYYKERAKEYDKVYSIPEEQNDLVKATEIFQKLFFQKHVLEIACGTGYWTEQISKSATSIFATDINESVIEIAKSRKIFENVVFEVADMYSLTPKAKYDALFGGFIWSHILLQDLDDFLDKITGFLKPNATVAFIDSKQVEGSSHSIKGISKTDEQGNTYQTRNLENGANHLVLKNFPSQEFLIQKLTKFSKHINYIDLEYYWIVFYKLDHKE; encoded by the coding sequence ATGAATCAGGATTTAACTCTATACTATAAGGAAAGAGCAAAAGAATACGATAAGGTCTATTCGATTCCTGAAGAGCAGAATGACCTGGTTAAAGCGACAGAAATATTTCAGAAGCTGTTTTTTCAAAAACATGTTTTAGAAATTGCCTGTGGTACGGGTTACTGGACAGAACAAATATCAAAATCGGCTACGTCAATATTTGCGACAGACATCAACGAAAGCGTTATTGAAATTGCAAAAAGTAGAAAGATATTTGAAAATGTAGTTTTTGAAGTGGCTGATATGTATTCCCTGACTCCTAAAGCCAAATATGATGCTTTGTTTGGAGGCTTTATCTGGAGTCATATCCTGCTTCAAGACCTTGATGACTTTCTTGATAAAATCACTGGTTTTCTAAAACCTAATGCGACAGTTGCATTCATAGACAGCAAACAGGTTGAAGGCAGTAGCCACAGCATTAAGGGAATAAGCAAGACAGATGAACAAGGCAATACATATCAGACAAGAAACCTTGAAAATGGCGCGAATCATCTAGTTTTAAAGAATTTTCCATCACAAGAGTTTCTTATTCAAAAACTAACAAAATTCTCAAAACACATTAACTATATTGACTTAGAATATTATTGGATTGTGTTTTATAAACTGGATCATAAGGAATAA
- a CDS encoding zinc-binding alcohol dehydrogenase (COG0604 NADPH:quinone reductase and related Zn-dependent oxidoreductases) yields MKAIGFKTSLHIDEADSFIEFEKEIPTAKGKDILVKVEAISVNPVDYKIRKNSLKDKQQDTPKVIGWDAIGTVEAAGEEVTIFKKGDKVFYAGDLTRDGSNQQYQLVDERIVGFAPKNISIEQAAAMPLTSLTAYEMFFDHLQLSKEKDNGKAILIIGGAGGVGSVGIQLAKKILGLTVIATASRNVTNDWCRKMGADHVVNHNNLISEVKNIGFEQVDFIVDFVNLNQYWDAIVELIKPLGKVGCISDPTGPVQLNQLKRKSVSFYWELMFTRSMYQTEDMIEQHHILNKVSQLLDDGLIQPTLNTTLEGLTAENMKEAHRLLESGQTIGKVVVKF; encoded by the coding sequence ATGAAAGCAATTGGATTTAAAACGTCATTACACATTGATGAAGCGGATAGCTTTATTGAGTTTGAAAAAGAAATACCAACCGCGAAAGGAAAAGACATTTTGGTAAAAGTTGAAGCCATATCGGTCAACCCTGTAGATTATAAAATAAGAAAAAACAGCCTTAAAGACAAGCAACAGGATACTCCGAAGGTCATTGGTTGGGATGCTATCGGCACAGTAGAGGCTGCGGGCGAAGAAGTTACAATCTTCAAGAAAGGTGATAAGGTATTCTATGCAGGAGACCTTACAAGAGATGGCTCTAACCAACAATATCAGTTAGTGGATGAACGTATTGTAGGATTTGCACCGAAAAACATAAGCATTGAACAAGCTGCTGCCATGCCGCTTACTTCACTTACTGCCTATGAAATGTTTTTTGACCATTTACAATTAAGTAAAGAAAAAGATAATGGCAAAGCCATTCTTATTATTGGCGGTGCAGGAGGTGTTGGTTCAGTTGGCATCCAACTGGCTAAAAAGATCTTGGGGTTAACAGTTATTGCCACCGCTTCAAGAAACGTTACAAATGATTGGTGCAGAAAAATGGGGGCAGATCATGTAGTCAACCACAACAACCTTATTAGTGAGGTAAAAAATATTGGCTTTGAACAGGTGGACTTTATTGTAGACTTTGTAAACCTAAATCAATATTGGGATGCAATAGTAGAACTCATCAAACCGCTGGGAAAGGTAGGTTGTATCAGCGACCCAACAGGACCTGTCCAATTAAATCAGCTAAAAAGAAAGAGTGTCAGTTTTTATTGGGAGCTGATGTTTACGCGTTCTATGTATCAAACAGAAGACATGATAGAGCAGCACCACATTTTAAACAAAGTTTCGCAACTGCTGGATGATGGCTTGATACAACCAACACTTAATACCACTCTTGAAGGCTTGACTGCCGAAAACATGAAAGAAGCGCACCGTTTATTAGAAAGCGGCCAAACAATAGGAAAAGTTGTTGTGAAATTCTAA
- a CDS encoding putative ring-cleavage extradiol dioxygenase (COG0346 Lactoylglutathione lyase and related lyases) — protein MELGAFSISLSVKNLEASKQFYENLGFKEFSGSMSQNFLIMKNGNALIGLFQGMFEGNILTFNPGWDENASNIEKFNDVREIQQQLKNKGIKLMSEADEETSGPASLMVTDPDGNTILIDQHR, from the coding sequence ATGGAATTAGGTGCATTTTCAATTAGTCTCAGCGTCAAGAATCTTGAGGCATCAAAGCAATTTTATGAGAACTTAGGATTCAAAGAGTTTTCTGGCAGTATGAGTCAAAATTTTCTTATAATGAAAAATGGCAACGCTCTTATCGGGCTGTTCCAGGGAATGTTTGAAGGCAACATTTTAACTTTCAATCCTGGTTGGGATGAAAATGCCAGTAACATTGAAAAGTTTAATGATGTAAGAGAGATTCAGCAACAACTGAAAAACAAAGGAATTAAATTAATGAGCGAGGCCGATGAAGAAACTTCCGGGCCTGCAAGTCTTATGGTAACAGACCCAGATGGAAATACCATTTTAATTGACCAACATCGCTAA
- a CDS encoding glycoside hydrolase (COG3693 Beta-1,4-xylanase): protein MKNFDFSITKRTFCFLTVVIQILFIMDGYGQLATVDKDIDRHRKGNLIIKAKPGEKVSVEQQEHEFWFGGAISNGLADGSMSESDLRQYKEKFLQNFNSAVTENAVKWLSMEPQKGEVNYQVVDGILKWTEENNIPLRAHNIFWGIPQFVQPWVKELDDQELRETLKNRAETITSRYKGRFAEYDLNNEMVHGNYYEDRLGTDITKLMAQWAHKGDPQAKLYLNDYDILTGNKLDEFMAQIRGFLKQGVPIAGIGVQGHLHAETFDRKELKRALDSLAIFNLPIRITEFNMPGQRSKFYEDRNLVMTPQEAELTAKELVDYYKISFAHPAVEGILMWGFWEEANWIPAASLYKRDWSPTPAAKAYQNLVFNEWWTKESGKANKTGVLTLPAFYGKYKVTVNGKTKEVDLTKEKGEAIVDFTK, encoded by the coding sequence ATGAAAAATTTTGATTTTTCCATCACAAAAAGAACCTTCTGCTTTCTAACTGTTGTAATCCAGATCTTATTTATCATGGATGGCTATGGCCAGCTTGCTACTGTGGATAAAGATATAGACAGGCACCGAAAAGGGAATCTCATCATAAAAGCAAAACCGGGTGAAAAAGTTAGTGTTGAACAACAAGAGCACGAATTCTGGTTTGGAGGTGCTATAAGCAATGGCCTGGCTGATGGTTCTATGTCGGAAAGTGACCTCAGGCAATACAAAGAGAAGTTCCTGCAAAACTTTAATTCCGCTGTAACTGAAAATGCAGTGAAGTGGCTTAGTATGGAGCCCCAAAAGGGTGAGGTAAATTACCAGGTGGTAGATGGAATTTTAAAGTGGACAGAGGAGAATAACATCCCCCTCAGGGCCCATAACATCTTCTGGGGAATTCCTCAGTTTGTACAGCCTTGGGTAAAGGAGCTGGATGACCAGGAGCTCCGGGAGACCCTGAAGAACAGGGCTGAAACTATTACTTCCCGTTACAAAGGCCGATTTGCGGAATACGACCTGAACAATGAAATGGTTCATGGGAACTATTATGAAGACAGGCTTGGCACGGATATCACCAAATTAATGGCGCAGTGGGCACATAAAGGAGACCCGCAGGCAAAGTTATACTTGAATGATTATGATATTTTAACTGGCAATAAGCTGGACGAGTTTATGGCACAAATCAGGGGTTTCCTAAAACAGGGAGTTCCTATTGCCGGGATTGGTGTGCAGGGACATCTGCACGCAGAAACCTTCGACCGCAAAGAGCTTAAGAGGGCACTGGACTCACTGGCTATTTTTAATTTACCGATCCGTATAACAGAATTTAATATGCCCGGCCAGCGATCTAAGTTCTACGAAGACAGAAACCTGGTGATGACACCTCAGGAAGCCGAGTTAACTGCAAAGGAGCTGGTGGATTATTACAAAATATCTTTTGCCCACCCGGCAGTGGAAGGTATCCTGATGTGGGGATTCTGGGAGGAGGCCAACTGGATTCCTGCTGCATCGCTCTATAAACGCGACTGGTCACCCACTCCAGCCGCAAAGGCCTATCAAAATCTGGTATTTAATGAATGGTGGACCAAGGAATCCGGAAAGGCCAACAAGACAGGTGTTCTTACCCTCCCGGCTTTCTACGGTAAATACAAAGTCACCGTTAATGGAAAAACAAAAGAAGTTGATCTTACCAAAGAGAAAGGAGAAGCTATTGTTGACTTTACCAAGTAG